The Bacteroidota bacterium genome includes the window TCCCCCCCCTGCCCTCGCTGCATTTTGACATGGATGCAATAGCAACGGCTGTTGAAACGCACCAACCAGCCCTCACGGTACTAACAACACCAAACAACCCGACCGGCCTGGCAATCGCCTTACCGGAAATCCGCCGTATTGCTGAACTGGCAAACGGATTTGTGCTCGTAGATGAGGCGTATGTTGAGTTTACAGCGGAAGAAAGTGCCTTTTCCCTGCTTGAAACGTTTCCTAATGTCATCCTGATGCGCACCTTCTCTAAAGCGTACGGACTTGCCGGCCTGCGCATCGGCTACCTTATCGGACATCCCGAAATAATTGGAGAGTTCATGAAGTCCAGACTGCCTTTCATGATCGATAAGCTTTCAGAATCCATCGCCTTAACGTTGTTAAAAAGACGGGATATGATTGCAGAACGCATCGCTTTTATGCAAACCTCTTGTATGGAGATGACAACGGCCATGCAAGCCATGCCCGGGGTCGACGTTATCCCTAGCCAGACCAACTTCGTCATCTTCAAAACACAGCAAGCTCCGGGGGCGCTCATGCAAAAATTAATTGAAAGCGGCGTACTGGTACGAAATATGATGGGGTATCCAGAACTTGCAGGATATTTGCGTGTTAATGCAGGATCCGCTGAGGAGAACAAGGCGTTCCTGCGTGCGTTGGAAGATGCATTATAGGCCTCACTTTTTGGCGGCATGTTTCATAGCGCAGCATGTTTCTTTTTTATATAACATGCCATGCCCTGGCCGTTCCGATGCCCCGGGATACATACCATTTCTTTGGACGATATAAATGGATTTTGTTCAAGTTGACATTGTAGGACTATCAACCAGCCCATCGAGTGGAGGGGCTTACGCACTTGTACTCGGTGAAATAGAAGGAAACCGCAGGCTTCCTATTATTATCGGTGCGTTTGAAGCGCAGGCGATAGCCCTGGAGCTTGAAAATATCCAGCCGCCCCGCCCGATGACACACGATCTGTTGCGGGACCTGTTTGAAACAGTAGGCGCTGAAATCCTGGATGTGGTAATTGACGAATTGCGGGAAGGCACGTTCTTCGCTAAAATTCGCTTTGTACACACAGGGGATGATGGACAACTGGATGCACGTCCCAGTGATGCTGTGGCAGTTGCCGTTCGCGTCGGTGCACCAATTTATGTAGCACCTTCCGTCCTGGATGAAGCCGGCATACCAACCGAAGAAGAAGGCGTCTCTGCCCTTGCGCGCCCCGAGCCAGAAGAGGAAGAAGCCGCACCA containing:
- the hisC gene encoding histidinol-phosphate transaminase; amino-acid sequence: MKLANVPDSLRQTIRPSIRAQKPYLVPGSKAQPATKLNQNESPFDLPEAIKKELVDVFLKTPFNRYPKEHPYQLINALAEELGHPTEGILVGNGSNELTYTLGMCLIAPDTPVVLPTPMFSLYTSVVKMFAGNLIAVPPLPSLHFDMDAIATAVETHQPALTVLTTPNNPTGLAIALPEIRRIAELANGFVLVDEAYVEFTAEESAFSLLETFPNVILMRTFSKAYGLAGLRIGYLIGHPEIIGEFMKSRLPFMIDKLSESIALTLLKRRDMIAERIAFMQTSCMEMTTAMQAMPGVDVIPSQTNFVIFKTQQAPGALMQKLIESGVLVRNMMGYPELAGYLRVNAGSAEENKAFLRALEDAL
- a CDS encoding bifunctional nuclease family protein, producing MDFVQVDIVGLSTSPSSGGAYALVLGEIEGNRRLPIIIGAFEAQAIALELENIQPPRPMTHDLLRDLFETVGAEILDVVIDELREGTFFAKIRFVHTGDDGQLDARPSDAVAVAVRVGAPIYVAPSVLDEAGIPTEEEGVSALARPEPEEEEAAPPKSRLKQIEDQLEKAINEENYELAAKLRDEIQRMKGEQAQN